The following proteins come from a genomic window of Verrucomicrobium sp.:
- a CDS encoding 50S ribosomal protein L11 methyltransferase, producing the protein MKAAAPWVWTRPISLRWADAWLERIAFVGFDRVVLVEKPGAKLGRLEAYPADKKTADLLTRSFGGRLRRTSATNWLKKSAPGAPLRIGKKLIIHPEKPKAAKKEAVPSLVIPAGIAFGTGQHATTGMLLRSLASLSGAWPERRVLDAGTGSGILALAMRRLGAGKVEAFDYDPTAVRVARENEHANFPHPAVAWAERDVLRWKAPQNGYDVICANLYSELLVAAALRLAGALKPGGSLFLSGVLRDQIPDVDRAFAKAGLPPLSWKKRGKWAMASARKAGLPRRGGRR; encoded by the coding sequence GTGAAGGCGGCCGCCCCCTGGGTCTGGACCCGGCCCATCTCCCTCCGCTGGGCGGACGCCTGGCTGGAACGGATCGCCTTCGTCGGCTTCGACCGGGTGGTCCTCGTCGAAAAGCCCGGCGCCAAACTGGGCCGCCTGGAGGCCTACCCCGCCGACAAAAAGACGGCCGATCTCCTCACCCGCAGCTTCGGCGGCCGCCTGCGCCGCACCTCCGCGACGAACTGGCTGAAGAAGTCGGCCCCCGGCGCGCCGCTGCGCATCGGAAAGAAGCTCATCATCCATCCGGAAAAGCCGAAGGCCGCAAAAAAAGAAGCCGTTCCCTCCCTCGTCATCCCGGCGGGCATCGCCTTCGGCACCGGGCAGCACGCCACCACCGGGATGCTCCTGCGTTCCCTGGCCTCCCTGTCCGGCGCGTGGCCGGAGCGGCGCGTCCTGGACGCGGGCACCGGCAGCGGCATCCTGGCCCTGGCCATGCGCCGCCTGGGCGCGGGAAAGGTGGAGGCCTTCGATTACGACCCGACCGCCGTGCGCGTGGCCAGGGAGAACGAGCACGCCAATTTCCCCCACCCCGCCGTGGCCTGGGCGGAGCGGGACGTCCTGCGCTGGAAGGCGCCTCAAAACGGCTACGACGTGATCTGCGCCAATCTCTACAGCGAGCTGCTGGTGGCCGCCGCCCTCCGGCTGGCCGGCGCGCTCAAGCCGGGCGGCTCCCTTTTCTTGAGCGGCGTCCTGCGGGACCAGATCCCGGACGTCGACCGCGCCTTCGCCAAAGCGGGCCTGCCGCCCCTTTCGTGGAAGAAGCGCGGGAAATGGGCCATGGCCTCCGCACGGAAGGCGGGCTTGCCCCGCCGGGGCGGGCGGCGATAG
- the lptB gene encoding LPS export ABC transporter ATP-binding protein produces the protein MPPIPTLPTQAEDLIRGEGLAKAYDGRRVVNGVDIVVRQGEVVGLLGPNGAGKTTTFYMIVGIVPPTEGRVYLAGEDVTHMPMYRRARRGLGYLPQEESIFRKLTVEENLMAILDFLPITEEEREQRCQELLLDFGLEGLRRNVALTLSGGEKRRLAIARALVTEPSLLLLDEPFSGVDPLAVFDLQQIILSLRERGIGVLITDHNVRETLSVVDRAYLICEGKVESHGTSQFLIDDPVTRDLYLGPRFSM, from the coding sequence ATGCCCCCCATCCCCACTCTCCCCACCCAGGCGGAGGACCTGATCCGCGGCGAAGGCCTGGCGAAGGCTTACGATGGCCGCAGGGTGGTCAACGGCGTCGACATCGTCGTCCGCCAAGGAGAGGTCGTCGGCCTGCTCGGGCCAAACGGCGCCGGAAAGACCACGACCTTCTACATGATCGTCGGCATCGTACCCCCCACGGAAGGCCGGGTCTATCTGGCCGGCGAGGACGTGACCCACATGCCCATGTACCGCCGCGCCCGCCGCGGCCTGGGTTATCTGCCGCAGGAAGAGTCGATTTTCCGCAAGCTGACCGTGGAGGAAAACCTCATGGCGATCCTCGACTTCCTCCCCATCACGGAGGAGGAACGCGAGCAGCGGTGCCAGGAGCTGCTGCTCGACTTCGGCCTGGAAGGGCTGCGCCGGAACGTGGCGCTGACCCTCTCCGGCGGTGAAAAGCGCCGCCTGGCCATCGCCCGCGCGCTGGTCACGGAGCCCTCCCTGCTCCTGCTCGACGAGCCGTTCAGCGGCGTCGATCCCCTGGCCGTCTTCGACCTGCAGCAGATCATCCTCAGCCTGCGGGAGCGCGGCATCGGCGTCCTCATCACCGACCACAACGTGCGGGAGACGCTCAGCGTCGTCGACCGCGCCTACCTCATCTGCGAGGGGAAGGTGGAGAGCCACGGCACCAGCCAGTTCCTCATCGACGATCCCGTCACCCGGGACCTCTACCTGGGCCCCCGCTTCAGCATGTGA
- a CDS encoding MBL fold metallo-hydrolase gives MLPLEDGFADIIGKAQRGLKLSDEVLCREAGVSGEDFQRVKGGDFNEEIVRKLAEPLRLAPDRLVALGSWHPNIAHPSNLARVTTPFDGGTVNAYLIWDEETKEAALFDTGMDAGPLLQAVRDRGLTPKYIFVTHTHSDHIAELPNLARATGLTPLVHESQDIGGVRLFKWGQTFPLGKLKVETRRTTGHAEGGTTFVVSGPGLDVSIAVVGDAIFAGSMGRGNISHEDALETNRQSIFSLPDQTVLCPGHGPLTTVGLEKRHNPFFPEFHHS, from the coding sequence ATGTTGCCTCTGGAAGACGGATTCGCGGACATCATCGGCAAAGCCCAGCGGGGCTTAAAGCTTTCGGACGAGGTGCTCTGCCGGGAAGCGGGAGTCTCCGGGGAGGATTTCCAGCGCGTCAAAGGAGGCGATTTTAACGAGGAGATCGTCCGCAAGCTGGCGGAGCCCCTCCGCCTGGCGCCGGACCGGCTGGTCGCCCTGGGCTCCTGGCATCCGAACATCGCCCATCCTTCCAATCTGGCCCGGGTCACCACCCCCTTCGACGGAGGCACGGTCAATGCCTACCTCATCTGGGACGAGGAGACGAAGGAAGCCGCCCTTTTCGACACCGGCATGGACGCGGGGCCGCTTCTCCAGGCCGTGCGGGACCGGGGCCTGACGCCCAAATACATCTTCGTCACCCACACCCATTCCGACCACATTGCCGAATTGCCCAACCTGGCCCGCGCCACCGGCCTGACGCCGCTGGTCCACGAGAGCCAGGACATCGGCGGCGTCCGCCTCTTCAAATGGGGGCAAACCTTCCCCCTGGGCAAGCTGAAGGTGGAAACCCGCCGCACCACCGGCCACGCGGAGGGGGGGACCACCTTCGTCGTCAGCGGTCCCGGCCTGGACGTGTCGATCGCCGTCGTGGGCGACGCCATCTTCGCCGGCTCCATGGGCCGGGGAAACATCTCCCATGAGGACGCGCTGGAGACCAACCGCCAAAGCATCTTCTCCCTGCCGGACCAGACCGTCCTTTGCCCCGGCCACGGCCCCCTGACCACCGTGGGACTGGAAAAGCGGCACAACCCCTTTTTTCCCGAATTTCATCACTCATGA
- a CDS encoding NAD(P)-dependent oxidoreductase gives MSLNIGIVGVGRMGANMARRLAEKGFHVTAVYDARREAALALAEELGSHAALELAEVTAEADVILTVVTDDKAMEQIFLAGEGDHLLLNAQGKVFLNCATVSPEVHARVSQAAEKAGASAVEACMASSITQARQGTLYLILAGEKKAVDRVEPVLAALSSARRYVGETGRAAQVKALVNMVMNMNTAALAEGLAVGDALGLDLAMLREVFAQTGANSRVLETDGADMQAREHDCYFSAAHAAKDSGIALELGKKAGLKLPLGEATLAQYRLMVEKGLGELDKSGVAELTFKGRAK, from the coding sequence ATGAGCTTAAACATCGGCATTGTCGGCGTCGGGCGGATGGGGGCCAACATGGCCCGCCGCCTGGCTGAAAAAGGATTCCACGTCACCGCCGTCTACGACGCGCGCCGGGAGGCCGCCCTGGCCCTGGCCGAGGAGCTGGGCAGCCACGCCGCCCTGGAGCTGGCCGAGGTGACCGCCGAGGCCGACGTGATCCTCACCGTCGTCACCGACGACAAGGCGATGGAGCAAATCTTCCTGGCCGGGGAAGGGGACCACCTCCTGCTCAACGCCCAGGGGAAAGTCTTCCTCAACTGCGCCACCGTCTCCCCGGAAGTCCACGCCCGCGTTTCCCAGGCGGCGGAAAAGGCGGGCGCCTCCGCCGTGGAAGCCTGCATGGCCTCCAGCATCACCCAGGCGCGGCAGGGGACCCTCTACCTCATCCTGGCCGGGGAAAAGAAAGCCGTCGACCGGGTGGAACCCGTCCTGGCCGCCCTCAGCTCCGCCCGCCGCTACGTGGGGGAGACCGGCCGCGCCGCACAGGTGAAGGCCCTGGTCAACATGGTCATGAACATGAACACCGCCGCCTTGGCGGAGGGACTGGCCGTCGGCGACGCGCTGGGTCTCGACCTGGCTATGCTGCGGGAGGTCTTTGCCCAGACGGGGGCCAATTCCCGCGTCCTGGAGACCGACGGGGCCGACATGCAGGCCCGGGAGCACGATTGTTACTTCTCCGCCGCCCATGCGGCCAAGGACTCCGGCATCGCCCTGGAACTGGGAAAAAAGGCCGGGCTCAAGCTCCCGCTGGGAGAGGCCACCCTGGCGCAATACCGCCTCATGGTGGAAAAAGGGCTGGGGGAATTGGACAAATCCGGCGTGGCCGAACTGACGTTCAAAGGAAGGGCGAAATAA
- a CDS encoding RNA-binding protein, with protein sequence MNTKLYVGNLPFSSTEQDVRELFSQHGNVTEATLIIDRMTGRSRGFAFVSYDSEDAAQRAIQNLDGQDIDGRKLTVNIARPKEDRPYSGGGGGGGGGGGYRGGGGGGGYRGGGGGGGGGYRGGPRGDRH encoded by the coding sequence ATGAACACGAAATTGTACGTGGGAAACCTCCCGTTTAGCAGCACTGAACAAGACGTCCGGGAGCTCTTCTCCCAGCATGGGAACGTCACCGAAGCGACGCTCATCATTGACCGCATGACCGGTCGTTCCCGTGGCTTCGCCTTCGTCTCCTATGACAGCGAAGACGCCGCCCAGCGCGCCATCCAAAATCTCGACGGCCAGGACATCGACGGCCGCAAGCTGACCGTGAACATCGCCCGCCCGAAGGAAGACCGTCCTTATAGCGGTGGTGGTGGCGGCGGTGGCGGTGGCGGCGGCTACCGTGGCGGTGGCGGCGGCGGTGGATACCGCGGCGGCGGCGGTGGCGGCGGCGGCGGATACCGCGGCGGCCCCCGTGGCGATCGCCACTAA
- a CDS encoding NAD(P)/FAD-dependent oxidoreductase translates to MHQVDVAVIGGGAAGLMTALTAGGRARRVAVLEGQERLGKKILISGGGRCNFTNLGARAENYLSAQPDFCKSALARFTPYHFVEMVERHGIPYHEKKLGQQFCDGSSKEIVALLEAECAEAGVSIFLNRRVSAVEPQPGGGFQVEAGGEAWRAESVVIATGGLSFPKLGATDFAYVLSRRLGLKVVDPRPGLVPFTWKEGGFAASLSGLSLPVVARCGGTAFEESLLFTHFGLSGPAVLQISSYWKQGETVSFDLLPGLDAVAWLRENRGGAPLSGILAEKLPRRLAQQWAAAQHPGAKPRWAQEPAAVVREIAGRLNAWPVRPEGTEGYAKAEVTLGGVATEGLSSKTMESRAVPGLFFVGEAVDVTGWLGGYNFQWAWASGRAAGLAA, encoded by the coding sequence ATGCACCAAGTCGACGTGGCCGTGATCGGCGGCGGAGCCGCCGGCCTTATGACGGCGCTGACCGCCGGGGGGCGCGCCCGCCGCGTGGCCGTCCTGGAAGGCCAGGAGCGTCTGGGGAAGAAGATCCTCATCTCCGGCGGCGGCCGCTGCAACTTCACCAACCTGGGCGCGCGGGCGGAAAACTACCTCTCCGCCCAGCCCGACTTCTGCAAGTCGGCCCTGGCCCGCTTCACCCCCTACCATTTCGTCGAGATGGTGGAGCGGCACGGCATCCCCTACCACGAGAAGAAGCTGGGCCAGCAGTTCTGCGACGGCAGCTCGAAGGAGATCGTCGCCCTGCTGGAGGCGGAGTGCGCGGAGGCCGGTGTCTCCATCTTTCTTAACCGGCGCGTCTCCGCCGTCGAGCCGCAGCCCGGCGGCGGCTTCCAGGTGGAGGCGGGCGGAGAGGCGTGGCGCGCGGAGAGCGTCGTCATCGCCACCGGCGGCCTTTCCTTTCCGAAGCTGGGCGCCACCGACTTTGCCTATGTCCTCTCCCGGCGGCTCGGCCTCAAAGTCGTCGATCCCCGGCCCGGCCTGGTTCCCTTCACGTGGAAGGAAGGAGGCTTCGCCGCCTCTTTAAGCGGCCTCTCTCTGCCGGTAGTCGCCCGCTGCGGCGGGACGGCGTTCGAGGAAAGCCTCCTCTTCACCCACTTCGGCCTAAGCGGGCCTGCCGTGCTCCAAATCTCCTCTTATTGGAAGCAGGGAGAGACCGTCTCCTTCGACCTCCTGCCCGGCCTGGACGCTGTCGCCTGGTTGCGGGAAAACCGAGGGGGCGCGCCCCTTTCCGGCATCCTGGCGGAAAAGCTGCCCCGCCGCCTGGCCCAGCAGTGGGCCGCCGCCCAGCATCCGGGGGCCAAGCCCCGCTGGGCGCAGGAGCCCGCCGCCGTCGTCCGGGAAATCGCCGGGCGGCTCAACGCCTGGCCGGTCCGCCCGGAAGGGACGGAAGGCTACGCCAAGGCGGAGGTCACCCTGGGCGGCGTCGCCACGGAAGGGCTCTCCTCCAAGACGATGGAATCGCGCGCCGTGCCGGGCCTCTTCTTCGTCGGGGAAGCCGTCGACGTCACCGGCTGGCTGGGCGGTTACAACTTCCAGTGGGCCTGGGCTTCCGGCCGGGCCGCCGGTCTGGCAGCCTAA
- a CDS encoding tRNA-dihydrouridine synthase family protein produces the protein MSLRPLLPPDRPWLALAPMQDVTDLTFWKAMHRYGGPDVYYTEYIRVHENSRPDRDVVRAVTENPTGRPAIVQMIGQDIPSLVRVARQLQRLPVCAIDLNLGCPAPIVCRKEAGGGLLRNLPKIDAILRALREAIEIPFTVKTRIGFDRPEECDALLDLFARHPIDLLTVHGRTVREMYRTEVHYDRIAQIVRRMPCPVLANGNVLSVRLAREIAAETGAAGLMIGRGAIRNPWLFEQIRAQWEGRPVFRPTLRDVRGYVEHLYEATAQPGFREADHVSKMKKYLNFIGQGIGEGEAFLKDARAAGSGRAFFAACDRHLSDDAPLPDEPPGRSLRCARSEQLAQLG, from the coding sequence ATGTCCTTGCGCCCGCTCTTGCCGCCCGACCGCCCCTGGCTGGCCCTGGCGCCGATGCAGGACGTCACCGACCTGACGTTCTGGAAGGCGATGCACCGCTACGGCGGGCCGGACGTCTATTACACCGAATACATCCGGGTCCATGAAAACTCCCGTCCGGACCGGGACGTCGTCCGCGCCGTGACGGAGAACCCGACGGGCCGCCCCGCCATCGTCCAGATGATCGGGCAGGACATTCCCTCCCTGGTCCGCGTGGCCCGGCAGCTCCAGCGCCTGCCCGTCTGCGCCATCGACCTGAACCTGGGCTGCCCCGCCCCGATCGTCTGCCGGAAGGAGGCGGGCGGCGGCCTCCTGCGGAACCTGCCGAAGATCGACGCCATCCTCCGCGCCCTGCGGGAGGCGATCGAGATCCCCTTCACGGTGAAGACGCGCATCGGCTTCGACCGGCCGGAGGAGTGTGACGCGCTCCTCGACCTCTTCGCCCGCCACCCCATCGACCTCTTGACCGTCCACGGCCGCACCGTGCGGGAGATGTACCGGACGGAGGTCCATTACGACCGGATCGCCCAGATCGTCCGCCGGATGCCGTGCCCCGTCCTGGCCAACGGCAACGTCCTTTCCGTCCGCCTGGCGCGGGAGATCGCGGCGGAGACGGGCGCGGCGGGCCTCATGATCGGCCGGGGGGCGATCCGCAATCCCTGGCTCTTCGAGCAGATCCGGGCGCAATGGGAGGGAAGGCCGGTCTTCCGGCCCACGCTGCGCGACGTGCGCGGCTACGTGGAGCACCTCTACGAGGCGACGGCACAGCCCGGATTCCGCGAGGCCGACCACGTTTCCAAGATGAAGAAGTATCTCAACTTCATCGGCCAGGGAATCGGGGAGGGGGAAGCCTTTCTTAAGGACGCCCGCGCCGCCGGCTCGGGGCGGGCTTTCTTTGCGGCGTGCGATCGCCACCTTTCGGACGACGCGCCGCTGCCGGACGAGCCTCCGGGCCGCTCTTTGCGCTGCGCTCGGAGCGAGCAGCTGGCGCAACTGGGATAG
- a CDS encoding polysaccharide deacetylase family protein, giving the protein MKKPEVLILGYHKIGPQPPDTWTSWYYTPTALFVRHLEWLREEGYAYLSLESFLRGAEDPASLPEKSALVTFDDGYRSILRHGLPEMEAAGCPGVIFVPTQYVGGRNDFDLHEEPSEEILSWAEMRELEKRGIALQSHGVTHRGLSGLSLKECKEEIVTSKAVLEEHLHRPVLTYSFPYGDGGTPDTADVVQELLQEAGYRAAFRYGPEPKPFSPENLFQLGRIGLGMDTDLAEAVAEFKHA; this is encoded by the coding sequence ATGAAAAAGCCGGAAGTCCTCATCCTGGGCTACCACAAGATCGGCCCCCAGCCTCCCGACACCTGGACGAGCTGGTATTACACGCCCACCGCCCTCTTCGTCCGCCACCTGGAATGGCTGCGGGAGGAAGGCTACGCCTACCTGAGCCTGGAGTCTTTCCTGCGCGGCGCGGAGGACCCGGCCTCCCTGCCGGAAAAATCGGCCCTCGTCACCTTCGACGACGGCTACCGCTCCATCCTGCGCCACGGCCTGCCGGAGATGGAGGCCGCCGGATGCCCGGGCGTCATCTTCGTCCCCACCCAATACGTCGGCGGGCGCAACGACTTCGACCTCCACGAGGAGCCTTCGGAAGAAATCCTCTCCTGGGCCGAGATGCGCGAGCTGGAAAAGCGGGGCATCGCCCTGCAATCCCATGGCGTCACCCACCGGGGCCTGAGCGGCCTTTCCCTCAAGGAGTGCAAGGAGGAGATCGTCACCTCCAAGGCCGTGCTGGAGGAGCATCTCCACCGTCCCGTCCTTACCTACTCCTTCCCCTATGGGGACGGCGGCACGCCGGACACCGCCGATGTCGTCCAGGAACTCCTGCAGGAGGCCGGCTACCGCGCCGCCTTCCGCTACGGGCCGGAGCCGAAGCCCTTTTCCCCGGAGAACCTCTTCCAGCTGGGCCGCATCGGCCTGGGAATGGACACCGACCTGGCGGAAGCCGTCGCCGAATTTAAACACGCATGA
- a CDS encoding AI-2E family transporter translates to MTSPSDSRSKVQRQALDLLSRIFIAAAAVGAAWILGHFLNVLQDVLIPLAIAGILAYLLHPVVNLVQRVIRPRFWAVAALFVLIAGLLTAAGFFLGPLLYNETQHLVTVAPQLLSRLWDQLYHFLTQNSGPLGNMGEALKSHLDAAASKLAGGMGTIFHTVGLALGLVFIPFFLFYFLVCQPRIEKGWRNYLPIKDPRLKQEAVVIIEQTNKYLVSFFRGQIVVAVTDGLLLAIGLTIVRLDYGLALGAAAMVLTVIPYFGIITVGLAAGLVSFYQQGGGAQQVLLTLAVFAIVQTLENTVISPQVMKQRIGLHPMTIIVSILVWSNLLGGFLGALLAIPLTATLKVLLTRYGLIHPGDATTVDRA, encoded by the coding sequence ATGACGTCCCCTTCCGACTCCCGCTCGAAAGTCCAGCGGCAGGCCCTCGACCTTCTTTCCCGCATTTTCATCGCCGCCGCCGCGGTGGGCGCCGCTTGGATATTAGGCCATTTTCTCAACGTCCTGCAGGACGTTCTCATTCCGTTGGCCATCGCGGGCATCCTGGCCTACCTGCTGCATCCGGTGGTCAACCTGGTCCAGCGGGTGATTCGCCCCCGTTTTTGGGCGGTGGCGGCTCTCTTCGTCCTCATCGCGGGCCTTCTCACGGCGGCGGGGTTTTTCCTGGGCCCCCTGCTCTATAACGAGACGCAGCACCTCGTCACCGTCGCGCCCCAGCTCCTGTCCCGCCTCTGGGACCAGCTCTACCACTTCCTGACGCAGAACAGCGGCCCCCTGGGCAACATGGGGGAGGCGCTCAAGAGCCATCTGGACGCCGCCGCCAGCAAGCTGGCCGGAGGCATGGGAACCATTTTCCATACCGTAGGCCTGGCGCTGGGGCTCGTGTTCATCCCTTTCTTCCTGTTCTATTTCCTGGTCTGCCAGCCGCGGATCGAGAAGGGCTGGCGCAATTACCTTCCGATCAAGGATCCCCGCCTCAAGCAGGAGGCCGTCGTCATCATCGAGCAGACGAACAAATACCTGGTCAGCTTCTTCCGCGGCCAGATCGTCGTGGCGGTGACCGACGGGCTCCTCCTCGCCATCGGCCTCACCATCGTGCGGCTCGACTACGGGCTGGCTTTGGGCGCGGCGGCTATGGTGCTGACCGTCATTCCCTACTTCGGCATCATCACGGTGGGCCTGGCGGCGGGGCTGGTCAGCTTCTACCAGCAGGGCGGCGGGGCGCAGCAGGTCCTCTTAACCCTGGCGGTCTTCGCCATCGTACAGACGCTGGAAAACACCGTCATTTCCCCCCAGGTGATGAAGCAACGGATCGGCCTTCATCCGATGACGATCATCGTCTCCATCCTGGTGTGGTCGAACCTGCTGGGCGGCTTCCTGGGCGCCCTGCTGGCCATCCCCCTCACCGCCACGCTCAAGGTGCTCCTCACCCGCTACGGACTGATCCACCCGGGCGACGCGACTACCGTCGACCGCGCCTGA
- a CDS encoding DUF1800 domain-containing protein yields MLDPFPPSAFTWEHAAHLLNRAGFGGTPEEVDSLRRMGLPDAVDFLVDYQKTPDDYAAPAWSVPDPAEVEQIRLLRGMRKGSQERIDLQRKIYKTYSQRMVQLHEWWLERMRTTGRPLQEKMTLFWHGLFATSHTKVRNPLLMWQQNEAFRQRAVGQWNDLLLAMAQSPAMLLWLDGNQSKKGAPNENFAREVMELFTLGEGHYTEQDIKESARAFTGWHTDAFTGKFYAIPAQFDKGRKTYLGQTGNFSGEEVIGILAREPRSSEYVWERLWRYFGSEEPNPGVSSALALQFQQSGLEFKPVLRTLFLSREFYAPGVVRAQVKGPVQWLVGSCRSLERTLPPTGPTYQMMKRLGQVVFAPPSVKGWDSGVSWISTNTLLDRYNFAAYLVHGRPLGSGAGGKQNPVEKAAAKMGMAEGGDHPQPVAFQGVDVRKLFSPDELANPDALLAALERRCIQAKLPDDRLASLKSFLSAQKSSNPETVRGAIRLLMSTPDYQLT; encoded by the coding sequence ATGCTCGATCCCTTTCCCCCTTCCGCCTTCACCTGGGAGCATGCGGCCCATCTTCTGAACCGGGCCGGATTCGGCGGGACGCCGGAGGAGGTCGACTCCCTGCGCCGGATGGGTTTGCCGGACGCCGTCGACTTCCTGGTCGATTACCAGAAGACGCCTGATGACTATGCCGCCCCGGCTTGGAGCGTCCCCGATCCGGCGGAGGTGGAGCAGATCCGCCTTCTCCGCGGCATGAGGAAGGGGAGCCAGGAGCGGATCGACCTGCAGCGGAAGATCTACAAAACCTACTCCCAGCGGATGGTCCAGCTCCACGAGTGGTGGCTGGAGCGGATGCGTACCACCGGCCGCCCCCTCCAGGAAAAGATGACCCTTTTCTGGCATGGCCTCTTCGCCACCAGCCACACGAAGGTCCGCAACCCGCTTCTCATGTGGCAGCAGAACGAAGCCTTCCGCCAGCGCGCCGTCGGCCAGTGGAACGACCTCCTCCTGGCCATGGCGCAGAGCCCGGCCATGCTCCTGTGGCTGGACGGAAACCAGAGCAAGAAAGGCGCGCCGAACGAGAACTTCGCCCGGGAGGTCATGGAACTCTTCACCCTGGGGGAGGGGCACTACACGGAACAGGACATCAAGGAATCGGCCCGCGCCTTCACCGGCTGGCATACGGACGCCTTTACGGGAAAGTTCTACGCCATCCCCGCCCAATTCGATAAAGGACGGAAGACCTACCTGGGGCAGACCGGCAACTTCAGCGGGGAGGAGGTCATCGGCATCCTGGCCCGGGAGCCCCGCTCTTCCGAATACGTTTGGGAACGGCTTTGGCGCTATTTCGGCTCGGAGGAGCCCAATCCCGGCGTCTCCAGCGCCCTGGCGCTTCAGTTCCAGCAGAGCGGCTTGGAGTTCAAGCCTGTCCTGCGAACCCTTTTCCTGAGCCGGGAATTCTACGCACCCGGCGTCGTCCGCGCGCAGGTGAAGGGCCCGGTCCAGTGGCTCGTCGGCTCCTGCCGCAGCCTGGAGCGCACCTTGCCGCCCACCGGCCCCACCTACCAGATGATGAAGCGGCTGGGGCAGGTCGTCTTCGCCCCGCCCAGCGTGAAGGGGTGGGACAGCGGCGTCAGCTGGATCAGCACGAACACGCTGCTGGACCGCTACAACTTCGCCGCCTACCTAGTGCACGGGAGGCCCCTGGGATCGGGCGCGGGCGGCAAGCAGAACCCCGTCGAAAAGGCCGCCGCCAAAATGGGGATGGCGGAAGGCGGCGACCATCCCCAGCCGGTGGCCTTCCAGGGCGTCGACGTGCGGAAGCTCTTTTCCCCTGACGAGCTGGCAAACCCCGACGCCCTGCTGGCCGCGCTGGAGCGGCGCTGCATCCAGGCAAAGCTGCCGGACGACCGGCTCGCCTCCCTCAAGTCCTTCCTGTCCGCCCAGAAATCCTCCAACCCCGAAACGGTGCGCGGAGCGATCCGCCTCCTCATGAGCACCCCGGACTACCAACTCACCTAA
- a CDS encoding DUF1501 domain-containing protein produces MHHPCLHTRRDFLRTTLLGGALTWTVPTFLADTFSTLHAAAFDSATQIATGKDAPILVLLQLAGGNDGLNTLIPYANDFYYQARPTLAVKPGDVLKLDGQVGLHPSLVGFKALYDSGNLGVIQGVGYPNPNRSHFRSTEIWETASDSGRNVHYGWIGRYFDNACSGSDPTVGVSISSEMPQAFWSPLPKGVALRNPGSYRFDSGRRAGMSDDLTEAYYKELNLADGSNGDHSPGDMEGASIGKLSSGSMTAGASESPLRFIERTALDAQVSSDKILSITKAGQNRVVYPQSALANDLKLVARLIDGGLSSRVYFVSQGSYDTHRGQAGTHPRNLKDLGDALLAFCNDLKAQRNFDRVVVMTFSEFGRRVHENGSGGTDHGTASPQFIFGGRVKAGLAGAYPSLDPAGLDHGDLVHTVDFRSVYAGLLENWLKTDSQPVLQGRFQPLSMVV; encoded by the coding sequence ATGCACCACCCCTGCCTCCACACGCGCCGCGACTTCCTCCGCACCACGCTCCTGGGCGGGGCACTGACCTGGACCGTTCCCACCTTCCTGGCCGACACCTTTTCCACCCTGCACGCCGCCGCGTTCGACAGCGCCACCCAGATCGCCACGGGGAAGGACGCGCCCATCCTCGTCCTCCTCCAGCTGGCGGGCGGCAACGACGGCCTCAACACCCTGATCCCTTACGCCAACGACTTCTACTACCAGGCCCGGCCCACCCTGGCCGTAAAGCCGGGCGACGTCCTGAAATTGGACGGGCAGGTCGGCCTGCACCCCTCTCTTGTCGGCTTCAAGGCCCTCTACGATTCCGGCAACCTGGGCGTCATCCAGGGCGTCGGTTATCCGAATCCGAACCGTTCCCACTTCCGCTCCACCGAAATCTGGGAAACGGCCAGCGATTCCGGCCGGAACGTCCATTACGGCTGGATCGGCCGCTACTTCGACAACGCCTGTTCCGGTTCCGATCCCACCGTCGGCGTCAGCATCAGTTCGGAAATGCCGCAGGCTTTCTGGAGCCCGCTGCCGAAGGGCGTGGCCCTGCGGAATCCCGGTTCCTACCGCTTTGACAGCGGCCGCCGCGCGGGCATGAGCGACGACCTCACCGAGGCCTACTATAAGGAACTCAACCTTGCCGACGGCAGCAACGGCGATCATTCCCCGGGAGACATGGAAGGCGCCTCCATCGGCAAATTAAGCAGCGGCAGCATGACGGCGGGCGCTTCCGAATCCCCCTTGCGGTTCATCGAGCGGACCGCCCTCGACGCCCAGGTCAGTTCGGACAAGATCCTCTCCATCACCAAGGCGGGGCAGAACCGCGTCGTCTACCCCCAGTCGGCCCTGGCCAACGACCTGAAGCTCGTCGCCCGGCTGATCGACGGGGGGCTCTCCAGCCGCGTCTACTTCGTCTCCCAGGGTTCTTATGACACCCACCGCGGCCAGGCGGGAACCCATCCGCGCAACCTCAAGGACCTGGGGGACGCGCTCCTGGCCTTCTGCAACGACTTGAAAGCGCAGCGCAATTTCGACCGCGTCGTCGTCATGACCTTCAGCGAATTCGGCCGCCGCGTCCATGAGAACGGCAGCGGGGGAACCGATCACGGCACGGCCTCGCCGCAGTTTATCTTCGGCGGGCGGGTGAAGGCGGGCTTGGCGGGAGCGTACCCCTCCCTCGATCCGGCGGGGCTCGACCACGGGGACCTGGTCCACACGGTCGATTTCCGCAGCGTCTACGCGGGGCTCTTGGAAAACTGGCTTAAGACCGACAGCCAGCCGGTGCTGCAAGGGCGCTTCCAGCCCCTGAGCATGGTGGTCTAG